A stretch of the Sphingobacterium thalpophilum genome encodes the following:
- a CDS encoding RNA polymerase sigma-70 factor yields the protein MNVAHVRQLFTQLYEENWVKLYVHVFRMLDDRDEARDIVQEIFANLWDRMERLEIEHSYQAYLFRSARNLVINRIASRDVGRRYESYLEHAGPALEVMPDELLREKELARQIEDAIEKLPSKMALIFKKSRYEQRSYREIAEELDISEQTVKKQIYNALTLLRKKIRTIFIFFYH from the coding sequence ATGAACGTAGCCCATGTCCGACAATTGTTTACCCAGCTTTATGAAGAAAACTGGGTCAAGCTGTATGTGCATGTTTTTCGGATGCTGGACGACCGTGATGAGGCCCGTGATATTGTACAGGAGATCTTTGCGAATCTCTGGGACAGGATGGAGCGCCTCGAGATCGAGCATTCCTATCAGGCCTATCTCTTCCGTTCGGCACGCAATCTGGTGATCAACCGCATCGCCAGCCGCGATGTGGGGCGCAGGTACGAAAGCTACCTGGAGCATGCGGGCCCTGCCCTTGAGGTCATGCCCGATGAGCTGCTGCGGGAGAAAGAACTGGCCCGGCAGATCGAAGATGCCATTGAGAAGCTGCCCAGCAAAATGGCGCTGATCTTTAAGAAAAGCCGGTACGAACAACGCAGCTACCGCGAGATTGCCGAAGAGCTCGATATTTCTGAGCAGACAGTTAAAAAACAGATTTACAATGCGTTGACCCTTCTCAGAAAAAAAATACGGACTATTTTCATTTTTTTCTACCACTAA
- a CDS encoding glycoside hydrolase family 127 protein: MYRLKCYAVLAVVLSSLFLGESRAQETRDKKLDYPIEPVSFVDVKFTDKFWAPRLKINQQVTIPIALQQCYSTGRVDNFKKAAGMMKGYFSTEYPFDDTDIYKIIEGMAYSVQTNPNAALEQQMDSLIYYIGKAQEPDGYLFTARTAAEPGKMHGWVGSKRWEKDPDLSHELYNAGHLYEAAVAHYMATGKRSLLDIAIRNADLLVKDFLVGGLKYEPGHQIVEMGLAKMYRTTGKKEYLELAKYFLDLKGKGVRGEYAQSHKPVVQQDEAVGHAVRAVYMYSGMADVAALTGDKAYLNAIDRIWDNVVDKKYYVTGGIGARGHGEAFGDNYELPNMSAYCETCAAIGNVYWNHRQFLMHGDAKYYDVIERTLYNGVLSGVGLAGDRFFYPNPLASEGQHARSEWFGCACCPSNVCRFIPSIPGYAYAHKDNHIYVNLFVESETTIDLPGNKVHIAQKSNYPWEGHTAIQISPEKPDAFELLLRIPGWAVDRPVPGKLYTYLKPERKEVEIKINGQPVEFTIQANGYASLSRQWQKGDRVDLVLPMDVKRTIANHQVKDDRGKVALERGPIVYCLEWPDNNGKVSNAVLTDDATVESSYQPDKLNGIVTLTMNGKSTARDQQNKIIEEDKQLTAIPYYAWANRGAGEMEVWIPRTLEYTRPLPPVTMTTTAKVESSKGPAHALAKVNDGYWPKSSSDRDVSFYSLWPAKGTEEWISYELEKPAEISMANVYWWDDRPWGGCRIPDSWSVEYLNAEGNWTAVKNTTAYSNEQDKVNTVRFEPVKTQKVRLKFRMGKEVSVGIYEFEVK; the protein is encoded by the coding sequence ATGTATAGATTAAAATGTTATGCCGTACTAGCCGTTGTGCTGAGCAGCTTGTTTCTTGGCGAAAGCCGTGCTCAGGAGACAAGGGATAAAAAGCTTGACTATCCGATCGAACCTGTTTCGTTTGTGGATGTGAAGTTTACGGACAAGTTTTGGGCGCCGAGGCTCAAGATCAATCAGCAGGTGACCATCCCGATCGCACTGCAGCAGTGCTACTCGACAGGAAGGGTCGACAATTTTAAAAAAGCGGCGGGGATGATGAAGGGTTATTTCAGTACGGAATATCCTTTTGATGATACGGATATCTACAAGATCATCGAGGGAATGGCTTATTCGGTGCAGACCAACCCCAATGCTGCACTGGAACAGCAGATGGATTCTTTGATCTATTATATCGGAAAGGCACAGGAGCCGGACGGTTATCTCTTTACTGCCCGGACCGCTGCTGAGCCGGGTAAGATGCACGGCTGGGTAGGCAGCAAGCGCTGGGAGAAGGATCCGGACCTGAGCCATGAGCTGTACAATGCCGGACATCTGTACGAGGCCGCAGTGGCCCATTATATGGCCACGGGCAAGCGCTCCTTGCTGGATATCGCCATCAGGAATGCGGATCTGCTGGTCAAGGATTTTCTGGTGGGTGGCCTGAAATACGAACCGGGACACCAGATCGTCGAAATGGGGCTCGCCAAGATGTACCGGACAACAGGGAAAAAGGAGTATCTGGAGCTGGCGAAGTATTTTCTCGACCTCAAAGGAAAGGGTGTCCGCGGTGAATATGCACAGAGTCACAAACCGGTCGTGCAGCAGGATGAGGCCGTGGGCCATGCGGTGCGCGCCGTATACATGTACTCGGGGATGGCTGATGTCGCGGCACTCACGGGCGATAAGGCATACCTGAACGCAATAGACAGAATATGGGACAATGTGGTGGACAAAAAATACTACGTCACCGGCGGGATCGGCGCCCGCGGTCATGGGGAAGCATTTGGCGATAACTATGAGCTGCCAAACATGTCGGCCTATTGCGAAACCTGTGCCGCAATCGGCAATGTATACTGGAACCACCGGCAGTTTCTGATGCATGGTGATGCCAAATACTACGATGTCATCGAACGTACCCTGTACAACGGTGTGCTCTCGGGGGTAGGCCTCGCCGGCGACCGCTTTTTCTACCCCAATCCCCTGGCATCGGAAGGGCAGCATGCGCGCAGCGAATGGTTTGGCTGTGCCTGTTGCCCGAGCAATGTCTGCCGCTTTATCCCATCCATCCCGGGATATGCTTATGCGCATAAGGACAACCATATCTATGTCAACCTTTTTGTCGAAAGCGAAACCACGATCGACCTGCCCGGAAATAAGGTGCATATTGCCCAAAAGTCCAATTACCCCTGGGAAGGCCATACGGCAATACAGATCAGCCCCGAAAAACCGGACGCCTTTGAACTGCTGCTCCGCATACCGGGATGGGCTGTCGACCGTCCGGTTCCGGGCAAGCTGTACACGTACCTGAAACCGGAACGCAAAGAGGTTGAGATCAAGATCAATGGTCAGCCGGTTGAATTCACGATTCAGGCAAATGGTTATGCCAGCCTCAGCCGCCAATGGCAAAAAGGGGACCGTGTCGACCTGGTACTGCCCATGGATGTGAAGCGTACGATCGCCAATCATCAGGTGAAAGACGACAGGGGCAAGGTGGCTCTGGAGCGGGGTCCTATTGTTTACTGCCTGGAATGGCCGGACAACAATGGGAAGGTTTCCAATGCCGTGCTGACAGATGATGCGACCGTGGAGAGCAGCTATCAGCCTGATAAACTCAATGGTATCGTGACCCTCACGATGAACGGCAAGAGTACCGCCCGCGATCAGCAGAACAAGATCATCGAAGAGGACAAACAGCTCACGGCCATCCCTTATTATGCCTGGGCCAACCGGGGCGCGGGTGAGATGGAGGTCTGGATTCCCAGAACGCTGGAATACACCCGGCCACTGCCCCCGGTGACGATGACCACAACGGCGAAAGTGGAGTCTTCTAAAGGTCCGGCCCACGCGCTGGCAAAAGTCAATGACGGCTACTGGCCCAAAAGCTCTTCGGACCGCGACGTATCATTTTATTCCTTATGGCCCGCCAAAGGTACGGAGGAATGGATATCCTATGAGCTGGAAAAGCCTGCGGAGATCTCCATGGCAAATGTTTACTGGTGGGACGACCGCCCCTGGGGCGGCTGCCGCATTCCCGACAGCTGGTCGGTCGAATACCTCAATGCGGAAGGTAACTGGACGGCCGTAAAAAATACAACGGCCTATTCCAACGAACAGGACAAGGTCAATACGGTAAGGTTTGAGCCTGTAAAGACCCAAAAAGTCCGGTTAAAATTCCGGATGGGCAAAGAAGTATCCGTGGGGATCTACGAGTTTGAAGTCAAGTGA
- a CDS encoding VOC family protein, translating into MNSISDYDNFFLPADNLEEAKEFYGRQLGLKVKFDFADKGMTAFRVGAHEPAIILSTRHAQPAIWFTVESVKTAYEDLKSRGISFLSEPFEIMTGYAVEFNDPFGNKLGLTDYSKIGPSS; encoded by the coding sequence ATGAACAGCATCAGCGATTACGACAACTTTTTCCTTCCAGCAGATAATCTGGAAGAGGCAAAAGAATTTTATGGCAGGCAGCTTGGTCTGAAAGTCAAATTTGATTTTGCGGACAAAGGAATGACAGCATTCCGGGTAGGCGCCCACGAGCCGGCGATTATCTTGAGCACCCGACATGCCCAGCCGGCGATATGGTTTACGGTGGAGAGTGTAAAAACGGCTTACGAAGACCTTAAATCCAGGGGCATATCATTTCTGAGCGAACCATTTGAGATTATGACCGGCTATGCCGTTGAATTCAATGATCCCTTTGGGAACAAGCTAGGGCTGACAGATTATAGTAAAATCGGGCCATCTTCTTAA
- a CDS encoding FecR family protein, protein MKTPLSRSLLQKYQQGLCSPEETALVESWYNQLSKANNAKEIPELDLAAEDRYLRQTLFGDELRAAQRKRAYLKVAASIALFLTAGLAIYFFSGPPQPQPAAPFSIGQFQAELLIGDQVVSLDERQPPAPAWMDRNKGDKVALQTRKGQEYRMQLPDGTTVWLNADSRLEIGKDYNQQQRAVYLQGEAYFKVAKNKTVPFIVHVGSTSIEALGTAFNVRQYESDGQLLTTRLDEGSIRVSNAGRQQVLLPGQAVQVDLQQGSFELQQHSRQPEGQWKDGYFTFEQTPLPEIMADLARWYNFTYTLSPAYEKKVLSGKISKKEPFAEVLRILRFAGINYTVDKDRLLLAP, encoded by the coding sequence ATGAAGACACCGCTATCCAGATCATTACTGCAAAAATATCAGCAGGGACTATGCAGCCCTGAGGAGACTGCGCTGGTCGAAAGCTGGTACAACCAGCTCAGCAAAGCAAACAACGCAAAGGAAATCCCCGAACTTGATCTCGCGGCCGAAGACCGCTATTTGCGGCAGACGCTCTTTGGCGACGAACTGCGGGCCGCGCAGCGGAAACGGGCCTACCTGAAAGTCGCGGCCAGCATCGCTCTTTTTCTGACGGCCGGACTGGCGATTTACTTTTTTTCCGGTCCTCCGCAGCCACAGCCGGCAGCCCCCTTTAGCATCGGCCAGTTTCAGGCCGAGCTGCTGATCGGCGATCAGGTGGTGAGCCTGGATGAGCGGCAGCCCCCAGCCCCCGCATGGATGGACCGGAACAAGGGCGACAAAGTGGCCCTACAGACCAGAAAAGGACAAGAATACCGGATGCAGCTGCCCGACGGCACCACGGTGTGGCTCAACGCCGACAGCAGGCTGGAGATCGGCAAGGACTACAATCAGCAACAGCGCGCCGTCTATCTGCAGGGCGAAGCCTATTTTAAGGTAGCCAAAAACAAAACTGTCCCTTTTATCGTTCATGTGGGCAGCACAAGCATAGAAGCACTGGGTACAGCGTTCAACGTGCGGCAGTACGAGAGCGACGGGCAGCTGCTGACCACAAGGCTTGACGAGGGCAGCATACGCGTCAGCAATGCCGGCCGGCAGCAGGTGCTGCTGCCCGGACAGGCGGTACAGGTGGACTTGCAGCAGGGCAGCTTCGAGCTACAGCAGCACAGCCGCCAGCCCGAAGGCCAGTGGAAAGACGGTTACTTTACCTTCGAGCAGACGCCGCTGCCCGAGATCATGGCCGACCTGGCCCGCTGGTACAATTTTACCTATACCCTGTCGCCGGCCTATGAAAAGAAAGTCCTGAGCGGAAAGATCAGCAAAAAAGAACCCTTTGCGGAGGTGCTCCGCATACTGCGGTTTGCCGGCATCAATTACACGGTCGACAAGGACCGCCTGCTGCTTGCCCCCTGA
- a CDS encoding TonB-dependent receptor, with amino-acid sequence MKNSVKAVLFMLMHVNGYAFSQHPAGAPDQIQFRQLVKTIEQRSDYRFVYDPSEIKPDLNLDVNLDNTNIPELLRQAFTARGIRYRIVNNTIVLQGKATGSPQQTAVSGRVRNAAGAPLEGVSVRVKNKVTSTVTDAGGQFTLHGLQADDILLLSYVGYRSKEVKVAGGGPLELSLEADPGNLDEVVVIGYGTSSVRKNTGSVSSVTSREIGTQPVLDPLAALQGRVAGLNIASNSGLPGGSFQVQLRGVNSLSNGSSPLYIIDGIPFSDESMNQFTLANGNQSPLSLINPKDIERIDVLKDADATAIYGSRGGNGVILITTKKGNKSGLKIDFNASIGSGKAIRNLKMLNTEQYLQIRKEGFANDQFEPTADNAPDLLTWDQKANSDWQKAFYGAGAPFSSYQLSFAGGNEYTQYLASTNFNRQGDPLPGNKTYQRGGALLNLSTQSRDQRFKLNSSFSLNLDRNNTVPTDIAQFYNVAPNYPLYDEKGDYYWFQQNQQNPAAYMERSALSKSKSLLANLSAEYAILPELTTKISVGYNLKSMDQTRLLPNAGFNPATSTGSMASYGNSDYESYIVEPQLNYSKTFGKHDVRLLAGGTWQQRVSEGKYIDGSGYPSDSQLENMAAAGALTVRNNQYADYRYQSAFGRISYAYDDRYLFNVSYRRDGSSRFGPNNKYGNFGSVGAAWVFSSEEFLRGQSVLSFGKLRASWGVTGNDQIGDYQYLDTWGTNFAYQGISGLYPTRVYNPNFGWEEIRKKELGLDLGFLKDRIFMTLNYYNNRSGNQLIDITLAPQTGFTSYFGNQPAKIENSGWELELSSTNIQREQFSWKTSFNITFPSNTLLEYPGLESSSDARRYVIGESTRIVRGFQFTGVDPQTGIAQFRDVDGDGKITDFNDYVTLGSTMPRYYGGLSNNLSYGPLSLGFMLQFVKQEGPSIGYGPLATTIGAMANLDEYVLGRWQQPGDITDIPRATANSANEANVVYRNNYRYSSAVWDDASFIRLKNVSLSYDISRWAQKIHISRAALQFTAQNLLTWTSFRGMDPEMPGFDRSYLSDVNPFGSVRTSATPSLRTYTFGVQLTF; translated from the coding sequence ATGAAAAACTCCGTAAAAGCAGTACTGTTTATGCTGATGCATGTCAACGGTTATGCCTTTAGCCAGCATCCGGCCGGTGCGCCGGATCAGATTCAGTTCAGACAGCTCGTCAAAACCATCGAGCAGCGCAGCGACTACCGCTTTGTCTATGACCCCAGCGAAATTAAGCCCGACCTGAACCTGGATGTGAACCTGGACAATACCAATATTCCGGAACTGCTCAGGCAGGCCTTTACCGCCAGGGGCATCCGCTACCGCATTGTCAACAACACCATTGTGCTTCAGGGCAAAGCTACAGGCAGCCCCCAGCAGACCGCTGTCAGCGGCCGCGTGCGCAATGCCGCCGGCGCCCCCCTTGAGGGCGTGAGCGTCCGTGTCAAAAACAAAGTGACCAGCACTGTCACCGACGCCGGCGGACAGTTCACCTTACATGGGCTGCAGGCCGACGACATCCTGTTGCTGAGCTATGTGGGCTACCGCAGCAAAGAAGTTAAAGTTGCCGGCGGCGGCCCCCTTGAGCTGAGCCTCGAGGCCGATCCCGGCAATCTCGACGAAGTGGTGGTCATCGGTTACGGTACCTCCTCCGTCCGCAAAAACACAGGTTCGGTATCCAGTGTGACCAGCCGGGAGATCGGAACGCAGCCCGTACTGGATCCCCTTGCCGCACTGCAGGGCCGGGTCGCCGGCCTCAACATCGCATCCAATTCAGGACTGCCCGGCGGCTCGTTTCAGGTGCAGCTGCGCGGCGTCAATTCACTGAGCAACGGCAGCAGCCCGCTCTACATCATCGACGGCATTCCCTTTTCGGACGAAAGCATGAACCAGTTTACCCTGGCCAATGGCAATCAGAGTCCCCTGAGCCTGATCAACCCCAAGGACATCGAGCGCATCGACGTGCTCAAGGACGCCGACGCCACAGCCATCTATGGCTCCCGCGGTGGCAACGGGGTGATCCTGATCACTACCAAAAAAGGCAATAAAAGCGGGCTCAAAATAGACTTCAACGCCAGCATCGGTTCGGGCAAAGCCATCCGTAACCTCAAGATGCTCAATACCGAACAATACCTGCAGATCCGTAAGGAAGGCTTTGCGAACGACCAGTTTGAACCCACGGCGGATAACGCACCGGACCTGCTGACCTGGGACCAGAAGGCCAATAGTGACTGGCAGAAAGCATTTTACGGTGCCGGGGCGCCGTTCTCAAGCTACCAGCTCTCCTTTGCCGGAGGCAACGAGTATACACAGTATCTCGCCAGTACCAACTTCAACCGGCAGGGCGATCCCCTGCCCGGCAACAAGACCTATCAGCGTGGCGGAGCCCTGCTCAATCTGTCCACTCAGTCCCGGGACCAGCGCTTCAAACTCAACAGCAGCTTCAGCCTCAATCTGGACCGCAACAACACGGTGCCGACCGATATCGCACAGTTTTATAACGTGGCACCCAACTATCCGCTTTACGACGAAAAGGGGGACTACTACTGGTTCCAGCAGAATCAGCAGAATCCCGCGGCCTATATGGAGCGCTCGGCGCTGTCAAAGTCAAAATCGCTGCTGGCCAATCTGTCTGCCGAGTATGCGATCCTGCCCGAGCTGACGACCAAGATCAGCGTGGGCTACAACCTCAAGAGCATGGACCAGACGCGCCTGCTGCCCAATGCCGGATTCAATCCCGCCACTAGTACCGGCTCGATGGCTTCATACGGCAATTCGGACTACGAGTCCTACATCGTTGAGCCACAGCTCAATTACAGCAAAACATTTGGCAAGCACGATGTCAGGCTGCTCGCCGGCGGCACCTGGCAGCAGCGGGTCAGCGAGGGCAAATACATCGACGGCAGCGGCTACCCGAGTGATTCGCAGCTTGAAAACATGGCTGCTGCCGGAGCGCTCACGGTCCGCAACAACCAGTATGCCGACTACCGCTACCAGTCGGCCTTCGGCCGGATCAGCTACGCCTACGATGACCGCTACCTCTTCAATGTCAGCTACCGCCGGGACGGATCCTCGCGCTTCGGCCCCAACAACAAATACGGTAACTTCGGATCAGTGGGCGCGGCCTGGGTATTCAGCAGCGAGGAGTTCCTGCGCGGGCAGTCCGTACTGAGCTTCGGGAAGCTGCGGGCCAGCTGGGGCGTGACCGGCAATGACCAGATCGGCGACTACCAGTATCTCGATACCTGGGGCACCAACTTCGCCTACCAGGGCATCTCGGGCCTGTACCCGACACGCGTATACAACCCCAATTTTGGCTGGGAAGAAATCAGAAAGAAAGAGCTGGGCCTTGACCTCGGATTTTTGAAGGACCGCATCTTCATGACCCTCAACTACTACAACAATAGATCCGGCAACCAGCTGATCGATATTACCCTGGCGCCACAGACGGGCTTTACCTCCTATTTTGGCAATCAGCCGGCAAAGATCGAAAACAGCGGCTGGGAGCTGGAGCTCAGCAGCACCAATATCCAGCGGGAACAGTTCAGCTGGAAGACCAGCTTCAATATCACCTTTCCGTCCAATACCCTGCTGGAATATCCGGGGCTTGAGAGCAGCAGCGATGCGCGCCGCTACGTTATCGGCGAGTCCACACGCATCGTGCGCGGCTTCCAGTTCACCGGTGTGGATCCGCAGACCGGCATCGCCCAGTTCAGGGATGTGGACGGCGACGGCAAGATTACCGATTTCAATGACTACGTGACCCTGGGTTCAACCATGCCGCGCTATTACGGCGGCCTCAGCAACAACCTGAGCTATGGCCCGCTGAGTCTGGGCTTCATGCTGCAGTTTGTCAAGCAGGAAGGCCCCTCCATCGGCTATGGGCCACTGGCGACCACCATCGGTGCCATGGCCAATCTGGACGAATACGTACTGGGCCGCTGGCAGCAGCCCGGCGACATCACCGATATCCCACGTGCCACGGCCAATAGTGCCAACGAGGCCAATGTGGTGTACCGCAACAATTACCGGTACTCCTCTGCGGTCTGGGACGACGCCTCCTTCATCCGACTAAAAAATGTGTCGCTCAGCTACGATATCTCGCGGTGGGCGCAAAAGATCCACATCAGCCGGGCCGCCCTGCAGTTTACCGCGCAGAATCTGCTGACCTGGACCAGCTTCAGGGGCATGGACCCCGAGATGCCCGGTTTTGACCGCAGCTACCTTTCAGATGTCAACCCCTTCGGGTCTGTACGCACCAGCGCCACACCGTCGTTGCGTACCTATACCTTTGGTGTGCAGCTCACTTTTTAA